The region CTACAGTTGTACTTAATTTCAATGGTGATATTAAATATTTAGGTTTTACTAACAGCACTAGTTTTGATGTTAAAAAAGGTGAAAGCTTTGTTAATGTTACTGTTAATGAGAATAAGGATGGTTCTGTTGATTTGATTGTTAAAGTAGTTGATGAAGATGGTGATATCATACCAGATTATAAAGTTGATGTTGAATTGGATGGTAAATACATTGGATCTGTGATAACAGATTCTGATGGAGTTGGAATATTCCATATACCCAATTCTAAACTTAAAACTGGTAAACATAAGATTACAGCTTTATCAGATAATGAAAATTACTTTAGTAATTTAGCATTTGCTGAATTTGAAACCAAAAACAACAATAACACCAACAACACTAATAATACTAACAATACTAACAATACTAATAATACTAATAATACTAATGGTAATGGCAATAAAACAAGCGATAATCCAGTAGCAATAGCTACTATGAAAAAAACAGGAATACCAATAATAGCTATTATACTAGTATTGATAAGTATATTTGGAATCAGCTTAAGAAGAAAACAATAATTAAACATTTTTTTTAGGAGGATTTATTTATTTTTCCCTCCATACTTTTTTATTATTTTTTAGGATTTTTACTAGTTTTTCATTGTTATTTTATTTTTCGTTTGAGATTTATTTATTTTTTAAATTAACTGTTTTAAAGATTTCTAATATTAAATTTAATAATTTTAATAAAAATAAAATTTATTAAATAAAATAATTTAATAACTAGTAAATTAATATAATTTATAATATAAATTAATAAATTAATAAATTAGTAAATTAGTAAATCAGTAAATTAATATAATTGAATAATATAAACAATTAAATATCATATTTATGTATATAACTTCAATATTCTTGATTTTTGATATTAATATCTTATTAATAATTACTATAGAGGAATTTAATTGAATTTACGAAGTGGAAGATTAGATAAAAAAATGACAGAAGATGCAGCTGAATATACATCTTCTCTTGAAGCAGATAAACACATTTTTTATAGTGATGTTAAATGTAATTTTGCTCATGTATTAATGCTAAAAAATGAAAAAATCATAGATGAGGAAATAGCTGATAAAATACTTGAAGCATTAACTAAATTAAAAGATGAAGGCTTTGAGGCACTAAATTTTGATCATTCTGTTGAAGATATTCATATGGCTATAGAAAATTATGTTACTAATATGGTTGGTAGTGATGTAGCAGGTTTTATGCATACAGCTAAATCAAGAAATGATCAAGTAGCTACTGATATAAGATTAACACTTCGTGAAAAAATTATTGAAATTCAAATACCTATTTTAGAATTTATTGAAGGATTAGTTGAATTAGCTGAAAAACATAAAGAAACAGTTACTATAGGTTATACTCACCTTCAACATGCTCAACCAATTACTATGGCTCATAATTTTATGGCTTATGCTCAAAGTTTAAAAAGAGATTATGAAAGGTTAAGTGATACTTATAAAAGAGTTAATCAAAATCCTCTTGGTTCAGCAGCTATGACTACAACTAGTTTTCCAATTAATAGAGAGCTTACTACAAAACTTCTTGGGTTTGATAGCTATTTAGAAAACTCTATGGATGGTGTTTCAGCAAGAGATTATATAGCTGAAACTGTATTTGATTTAGCTACTCTCACAACAACCTTATCTAAAATGTGTGAAGAAATGGTTCTATGGAGTACTTATGAATTTGGAATCATTGAAATAGCTGATGAATTCTCTTCTACTTCTTCTATAATGCCTCAAAAGAAAAATCCTGATGTTGCTGAAGTTGCAAGAGCTAAATCTACTGTAATAAATGGGGAACTTATTACAATTATGACTATTTTAAAAGCTATTCCCTATACTTATAATCGTGATTTACAAGAAATTACTCCTCATCTTTGGAATTCAGTTAAAATAGCTCATGATACTTTGAATATAGTGTCAAAAATGGTTTTATCAATAAACATTAATAAAAAAAGGTGTTTGGAGTTAGCTGGAGCAAATTTTGCAACAGCTACTGATTTAGCTGATGTTATGGTTAAAGAAAAGAAAATTCCATTTAGAACAGCTCATAAAATTGTTGGCCGTTTAGTGAACCTCTCTATTGAGATGGGTTTAGAAATAGGGGATATTAATTCTAGCTTTATTGATGGAATAGCTAATGATCTAGGCTTTAATAAGTTAAAATTATCTTATGATTCAATTCAAAAATCTCTTGATCCTCTTGAAAATGTTAAAATGAGACAAGTTCCAGGTGGACCTTCTCCAGAAATGGTTCAGTTAGCTTGTAATAATATGAAAGAATTTTTAAAAGAAGAGTTTGACAAAAAATGCATTGAAAAATAGTTTTTCAAGATCAATATCAATAATGAGTTTTTATATATCTAATTCATCTAATCTTCTTTCTATTTCTTCATCGGTTAGATCTTCTTCATCTTCTATTTCTTCTTCATCTTCTGTTTCTTCATATTTTGTTTCTTTATTTTCTATTTCTTCTTTATTTTTTTTATCTTTTTTATCTTTTTTAGACTTTGATTTTTCAATTTTTAATTTTAGCTCATAATCTTCCCTTATTTCTTTAGCTATTTTTTCATCACCATCAATTATTGGTCCAGTATAACCACAATCTTTACATTCCCATACAGACCAATTTTGAGGAATTATCCAATCGACATTTTTTGATCCACATCTTGGACATATTTTCATTTTATCAACCTTTCAATTTTAATTATATATAATATTTTAACTTTATATATTTTCAATTTAACTATTTTTTATTATTATAGATTAAATAATTATAATGTATTGTTTTTAGTAGTGCTATTTTTTATGGGATATTTTTTAGTAGAGTATTATTTTTTATAGGATATCATTTTTTTATAAATGTTATATAAAGAATAAATATAAAGAATAACTATAAAAAATAACTATAAATAATAAATTATAAATAATGATTATAAAGAATACTTATAAAGAATACTTATTTTTTGGATAATATTATATACAATTAAATACAAAGTATTACTATGAAATCTAATAACACCAATTTAGCTATAGGAATTATTGCTATTATAGCAGGTATTTTAGTGATTGTTTTCCCTAATATTGTTGCTTATGTAATAGGATTAGTTTTAATTGCATATGGAGTATTAAACTTTTTATAATTTGATTTTAAGTTTAATATAGTCTAAAAAGACTTTAATGTTTTTAGTGTTTCCAATTTTTTATATAATTAGCGATAGCTATATTATATATTTTTTTTGTTTTTTATTATATTTTTAAAATTAAGGTTATTTTAACTAATTTGTTTATTATTTTTATTTTTCTGTTCTGTAAAAACTCCAAATTAAATCAAGAGCTTCACCAGGCTCTAATGCAC is a window of Methanobrevibacter arboriphilus JCM 13429 = DSM 1125 DNA encoding:
- the argH gene encoding argininosuccinate lyase, translating into MNLRSGRLDKKMTEDAAEYTSSLEADKHIFYSDVKCNFAHVLMLKNEKIIDEEIADKILEALTKLKDEGFEALNFDHSVEDIHMAIENYVTNMVGSDVAGFMHTAKSRNDQVATDIRLTLREKIIEIQIPILEFIEGLVELAEKHKETVTIGYTHLQHAQPITMAHNFMAYAQSLKRDYERLSDTYKRVNQNPLGSAAMTTTSFPINRELTTKLLGFDSYLENSMDGVSARDYIAETVFDLATLTTTLSKMCEEMVLWSTYEFGIIEIADEFSSTSSIMPQKKNPDVAEVARAKSTVINGELITIMTILKAIPYTYNRDLQEITPHLWNSVKIAHDTLNIVSKMVLSININKKRCLELAGANFATATDLADVMVKEKKIPFRTAHKIVGRLVNLSIEMGLEIGDINSSFIDGIANDLGFNKLKLSYDSIQKSLDPLENVKMRQVPGGPSPEMVQLACNNMKEFLKEEFDKKCIEK